A DNA window from Impatiens glandulifera chromosome 7, dImpGla2.1, whole genome shotgun sequence contains the following coding sequences:
- the LOC124910428 gene encoding uncharacterized hydrolase C22A12.06c-like isoform X2 → MGNEGKRGIEIKRKPRILCLHGFRTSGEILKTQIHRRWPESVIDKMDLVFPDAPFPSQGKSEVEGIFDPPYYEWFQFNKEFTDYTNFDECLAYIEDYMINHGPFDGLLGFSQGAILSAALPGLQAKGMALTRVDKMKFLIIIGGAKLLNASIADVAYSSPIQCPSLHFLGEKDYLKPRGTVLLESCIDPVLIHHPKGHTIPRIETGF, encoded by the exons ATGGGGAATGAAGGCAAAAGGGGAATCGAAATCAAGAGGAAACCAAGGATTCTCTGTCTCCATGGATTTAGAACCAGCGGAGAAATCCTCAAGACACAAATCCACCGTCGATGGCCTGAATCTGTAATCGACAAAATGGACCTCGTATTCCCCGATGCCCCATTCCCTTCCCAAGGAAAGTCAGAGGTCGAAGGAATCTTTGATCCTCCTTATTATGAGTGGTTCCAATTCAACAAG GAATTCACTGATTACACCAATTTTGACGAGTGTCTGGCTTACATTGAAGATTACATGATTAATCATGGACCCTTTGATGGACTACTTGGGTTCTCTCAG GGGGCTATTCTATCAGCTGCATTGCCGGGTCTTCAAGCCAAG GGAATGGCACTTACAAGGGTGGATAAGATGAAGTTCTTGATAATAATAGGAGGGGCGAAGTTACTAAATGCATCTATTGCGGATGTTGCTTATTCATCCCCGATTCAGTGTCCTTCACTTCATTTCTTAGGTGAGAAAGATTACTTGAAGCCGCGTGGGACAGTTCTTCTTGAATCATGCATTGATCCTGTTTTGATTCACCATCCTAAGGGTCACACCATTCCAAGAATTG AAACTGGTTTCTGA
- the LOC124910428 gene encoding esterase AGAP003155-like isoform X1, which yields MGNEGKRGIEIKRKPRILCLHGFRTSGEILKTQIHRRWPESVIDKMDLVFPDAPFPSQGKSEVEGIFDPPYYEWFQFNKEFTDYTNFDECLAYIEDYMINHGPFDGLLGFSQGAILSAALPGLQAKGMALTRVDKMKFLIIIGGAKLLNASIADVAYSSPIQCPSLHFLGEKDYLKPRGTVLLESCIDPVLIHHPKGHTIPRIDEDNLPVMLSFIDKIQKLVSEDYQEDLNDQQQQQQEDEVEAST from the exons ATGGGGAATGAAGGCAAAAGGGGAATCGAAATCAAGAGGAAACCAAGGATTCTCTGTCTCCATGGATTTAGAACCAGCGGAGAAATCCTCAAGACACAAATCCACCGTCGATGGCCTGAATCTGTAATCGACAAAATGGACCTCGTATTCCCCGATGCCCCATTCCCTTCCCAAGGAAAGTCAGAGGTCGAAGGAATCTTTGATCCTCCTTATTATGAGTGGTTCCAATTCAACAAG GAATTCACTGATTACACCAATTTTGACGAGTGTCTGGCTTACATTGAAGATTACATGATTAATCATGGACCCTTTGATGGACTACTTGGGTTCTCTCAG GGGGCTATTCTATCAGCTGCATTGCCGGGTCTTCAAGCCAAG GGAATGGCACTTACAAGGGTGGATAAGATGAAGTTCTTGATAATAATAGGAGGGGCGAAGTTACTAAATGCATCTATTGCGGATGTTGCTTATTCATCCCCGATTCAGTGTCCTTCACTTCATTTCTTAGGTGAGAAAGATTACTTGAAGCCGCGTGGGACAGTTCTTCTTGAATCATGCATTGATCCTGTTTTGATTCACCATCCTAAGGGTCACACCATTCCAAGAATTG ATGAAGATAATCTGCCTGTAATGCTGAGTTTCATTGATAAAATTCAGAAACTGGTTTCTGAGGATTATCAGGAAGATCTCAATGATCAGCAGCAACAGCAACAGGAGGATGAGGTGGAGGCATCAActtaa